From a single Loigolactobacillus coryniformis subsp. coryniformis KCTC 3167 = DSM 20001 genomic region:
- a CDS encoding HesA/MoeB/ThiF family protein — MSVIERYDRQMRVKQIGAAGQAKINASTILIVGCGALGTYAAEQLVRAGVGTLYLVDPDTVSETNLQRQSLFTEADATNELFKVDAAAAKLRQINHNVTIDVFPVELRPELLAQMQPLTLALDCSDNFSVRDLLNRLALNQHFPFVFAACAGVSGQLMLVDPTAGPCLECAFPDITKLKERDCDILGVATPLIPLVSSIQVSLALRYVVSGAGALDQLTTVSCWPPAQQHFKVKKRADCPVCQHKQVPITLNDKTLLRRLCGSNAWSVYLPQTRSIAEVAATLAAKHVAYRVTPSMITFKWHDAPASYFKTGKVQLYKLNEQQAQQHYRALWQLLKAPRQKEGQP; from the coding sequence GTGAGCGTCATCGAACGTTATGATCGGCAAATGCGCGTCAAACAAATTGGCGCCGCTGGTCAAGCTAAAATCAACGCTAGCACGATTCTGATCGTCGGCTGTGGCGCCTTAGGAACTTATGCAGCTGAACAGTTGGTGCGCGCCGGTGTCGGTACACTCTATTTAGTGGATCCTGATACCGTCAGTGAAACTAACCTACAGCGCCAAAGTCTTTTCACAGAAGCTGATGCCACTAATGAACTGTTTAAAGTCGATGCAGCAGCAGCTAAATTACGCCAGATCAATCACAACGTCACCATTGATGTTTTTCCGGTGGAACTGCGCCCCGAATTACTGGCGCAAATGCAGCCGTTGACGTTGGCCTTAGACTGTAGTGATAATTTTAGTGTCCGTGACCTGCTTAATCGCTTGGCACTCAATCAGCACTTTCCCTTCGTTTTTGCAGCTTGTGCCGGCGTTTCCGGCCAATTAATGCTGGTTGATCCTACTGCTGGTCCGTGCCTTGAGTGTGCCTTTCCCGATATCACCAAGTTAAAAGAGCGCGACTGCGACATTCTCGGCGTCGCTACACCGCTGATTCCGCTGGTTTCCAGCATCCAAGTTTCGTTGGCGTTGCGCTATGTTGTCAGCGGCGCTGGTGCCTTGGATCAATTGACGACGGTTAGCTGTTGGCCACCAGCGCAGCAGCACTTTAAAGTGAAAAAACGCGCTGACTGCCCAGTTTGCCAGCACAAACAGGTACCGATCACGTTAAATGATAAAACGTTGTTGCGCCGCTTATGTGGCAGCAATGCTTGGTCAGTTTATTTACCGCAAACACGTAGTATTGCTGAGGTAGCCGCCACTTTAGCCGCTAAACATGTCGCTTATCGCGTTACACCAAGCATGATCACCTTTAAGTGGCACGACGCACCGGCTAGCTACTTTAAAACCGGTAAAGTGCAACTTTATAAACTAAATGAGCAACAAGCACAGCAGCATTACCGTGCGCTGTGGCAGCTACTCAAAGCGCCGCGACAGAAAGAAGGTCAGCCATAA
- a CDS encoding nitrate reductase subunit alpha, translating to MKSRFFKQVEKFNGSFTQLEENNRRWEKLYKQRWAHDKVVRTTHGVNCTGSCSWNVYVKQGIITWEHQATDYPSCGPNMPEFEPRGCPRGASFSWYEYSPVRIKYPYIRGKLWQLWTEAKQNAADPIAAWASIVEDKEKTHYYKSARGHGGLVRVHWDEALELISTMLIYTLKKYGPDRIAGFSPIPAMSMISYASGARFLSLLGSEMLSFYDWYADLPPASPQVWGEQTDVPESSDWYNSQYIMMWGSNVPLTRTPDAHFMTEARYHGAKIVAVSPDYAENVKFADNWLAPHPGTDAALAQGMTHVILNEYYQKRQESQFINYAKQFTDLPFLVFLDPSAANDHHFTSGRFVRISDLSSDKVANAEWKPVVWDQNTQQIVVPNGTVGQRWEDNRQWNLTLQDDAGNPIDPELSVGADSENVVVDFPVFDRQGNAVLVRHLPVRSITLANGQQKLVTTVYDLMMSQYGIKRTANDDLAAQGYDDAASIYTPAWQEQVTGVKQSLVVQIAREFAQNAIDTGGKSMVIMGAGINHWFNSDMNYRTIINMLLLCGCEGVSGGGWAHYVGQEKLRPAEGWATIAFANDWQPGGARQQNGTSFFYFASDQWKYDELDNRALKSPVKKVKHSYDHPADYNQMAIRLGWLPGYPQFDRNSLNFTEQYKTTDIGELSQKVVRDLKSGDLHFAAEDPDAPQNQPKAMFVWRSNLFASSGKGQEYFMKHLLGAENGLLAKSNDNFKPTEMKWNDETIEGKLDLLVSLDFRMVTTPLYADVVLPAATWYEKEDLSSTDMHPFIHPFNAAVSPLWESKSDWQTFAALARKFSTMAAKYMPEPVYDLKTQPLGHDSKAEISQPLGEIKDWKYGEVEPIPGKTMPSLSLVKRDYTQVYSKYVALGPHADGNVGATGYSYSVKPEYAELRDRNSVWDDGINVDCPKLDQDKKVAEAVLLLSSATNGHVAQRAWADAESKTGRKLQDISAGRAEEKITFKAITTEPREAIPTPVFSSSKHDGDRYSPFTLNVERLVPFRTLTGRQQFYLDHETFQEYGEELATYKPTLPPTVMGPKDTKITPEADELTLRYMTPHGKWNIHTMYYDNLEMLTLFRGGPNVWLSPLDADKIGIKDNDWLELYNRNGVVTARAVVSHRMPEGSMYMYHAQDMEIQEPLSTITGNRGGSHNAPTQIHIKPTQMVGGYAQLSYGFNYYGPIGNQRDLYVKVRKLKKVNWNED from the coding sequence GTGAAATCTCGCTTTTTTAAGCAAGTCGAGAAATTTAACGGCAGTTTTACGCAGCTGGAAGAAAATAATCGCCGCTGGGAAAAACTGTATAAGCAGCGTTGGGCCCACGATAAAGTTGTTCGAACGACTCATGGTGTCAATTGTACTGGCTCGTGTAGTTGGAACGTTTATGTGAAGCAAGGCATCATTACGTGGGAACATCAAGCGACTGATTACCCATCGTGTGGGCCAAACATGCCGGAATTTGAACCGCGGGGCTGCCCACGTGGCGCTAGTTTTTCGTGGTATGAATATAGTCCGGTACGGATCAAATATCCTTACATTCGTGGCAAGTTGTGGCAATTATGGACTGAAGCTAAGCAAAACGCGGCAGATCCAATTGCTGCTTGGGCGAGTATTGTTGAAGACAAAGAAAAGACACATTACTACAAGAGTGCCCGCGGTCATGGTGGCTTAGTTCGGGTGCATTGGGATGAAGCACTGGAATTGATCTCAACGATGCTGATCTATACATTGAAAAAATATGGCCCTGATCGGATCGCCGGTTTTTCACCGATCCCCGCGATGTCAATGATCAGTTATGCTTCCGGCGCACGTTTCCTTTCCTTGCTTGGCTCGGAAATGTTGAGTTTCTATGATTGGTACGCGGATCTACCACCGGCGTCACCACAAGTTTGGGGTGAACAAACCGACGTTCCTGAATCCAGTGATTGGTACAACAGCCAATATATTATGATGTGGGGTTCTAATGTGCCGTTGACCCGGACGCCGGATGCGCATTTTATGACTGAAGCGCGCTATCACGGGGCTAAGATCGTTGCCGTCAGCCCAGATTATGCGGAAAATGTTAAATTTGCCGATAACTGGTTGGCGCCACATCCAGGGACCGATGCTGCTTTAGCTCAAGGGATGACCCACGTCATTTTAAATGAATACTATCAAAAACGGCAGGAATCGCAATTTATCAATTATGCGAAACAATTTACCGATCTGCCATTCTTAGTTTTCTTAGACCCGAGTGCGGCTAATGATCATCACTTTACATCGGGGCGCTTTGTGCGGATCAGTGATTTATCTAGTGACAAGGTGGCTAACGCTGAATGGAAGCCAGTGGTCTGGGATCAAAATACCCAGCAGATCGTGGTACCAAACGGCACGGTCGGTCAACGGTGGGAAGATAATCGGCAGTGGAATCTGACGCTGCAGGATGACGCTGGCAATCCGATCGATCCTGAATTAAGTGTCGGTGCTGACAGTGAGAATGTCGTTGTTGATTTCCCAGTATTTGATCGGCAAGGCAACGCTGTTTTAGTTCGGCATTTACCGGTTCGTTCAATTACTTTAGCCAATGGACAGCAGAAATTAGTCACTACTGTTTATGATCTAATGATGAGTCAATACGGTATCAAGCGCACCGCCAATGATGATTTAGCGGCGCAAGGTTACGATGATGCCGCCAGCATTTACACGCCAGCGTGGCAAGAACAAGTTACCGGCGTTAAACAGAGCTTAGTCGTGCAGATCGCCCGTGAATTTGCCCAAAACGCCATCGATACTGGTGGTAAATCAATGGTGATCATGGGCGCTGGGATCAATCACTGGTTCAACAGCGATATGAATTACCGGACGATCATCAATATGCTGCTATTATGCGGCTGTGAAGGTGTTTCCGGTGGTGGCTGGGCCCATTATGTTGGTCAAGAAAAGTTGCGGCCAGCTGAAGGTTGGGCAACGATCGCCTTTGCCAATGACTGGCAACCTGGTGGTGCGCGCCAACAAAACGGCACGTCCTTCTTCTATTTTGCCAGTGATCAATGGAAGTACGATGAATTAGACAATCGGGCGCTGAAGTCACCGGTCAAAAAAGTGAAGCACAGTTACGATCATCCCGCGGACTACAACCAAATGGCGATCCGCCTAGGCTGGCTGCCGGGTTATCCGCAATTCGATCGTAATTCGCTGAACTTTACTGAACAGTACAAAACCACTGACATCGGTGAGCTCAGTCAAAAGGTGGTCCGTGATCTGAAGTCTGGCGACTTGCATTTTGCCGCTGAAGATCCCGATGCGCCACAGAATCAGCCGAAAGCAATGTTTGTTTGGCGCTCCAACTTATTTGCTTCTTCCGGTAAAGGCCAAGAATATTTCATGAAACACTTACTCGGTGCGGAAAATGGTTTATTGGCTAAGAGTAACGATAACTTTAAGCCGACAGAAATGAAATGGAATGATGAAACCATTGAAGGTAAGCTCGACCTGTTGGTTTCCTTAGACTTCCGGATGGTAACCACGCCGCTATACGCTGACGTGGTTTTGCCAGCGGCAACTTGGTACGAAAAGGAAGATCTATCGTCCACCGATATGCATCCCTTTATCCATCCGTTTAATGCGGCGGTCAGCCCACTATGGGAATCTAAGAGTGACTGGCAAACCTTTGCGGCGCTGGCACGAAAATTCTCGACGATGGCAGCCAAATACATGCCGGAACCAGTTTATGACTTGAAGACACAGCCGTTAGGACATGATTCTAAGGCAGAGATTTCCCAACCATTAGGTGAGATCAAGGATTGGAAGTACGGCGAAGTTGAACCAATTCCGGGCAAAACGATGCCAAGCTTGTCCTTAGTTAAGCGCGATTATACCCAAGTTTATTCGAAGTATGTTGCGCTAGGGCCACACGCTGATGGTAACGTCGGTGCGACTGGCTATTCATACAGCGTTAAGCCAGAATACGCTGAGTTACGTGATCGTAATTCAGTTTGGGACGACGGCATCAATGTCGATTGTCCAAAATTAGACCAAGATAAGAAAGTCGCTGAAGCGGTCTTACTACTTTCCAGTGCCACCAATGGTCACGTAGCACAACGGGCGTGGGCGGATGCTGAAAGTAAAACTGGACGTAAGCTACAAGATATCAGCGCTGGCCGTGCCGAGGAAAAGATCACCTTTAAGGCGATCACCACCGAACCACGCGAGGCGATCCCAACGCCTGTCTTTAGTAGCTCGAAGCATGATGGTGATCGCTATTCACCATTTACCTTGAATGTTGAGCGCTTAGTACCGTTCCGTACCTTAACTGGGCGGCAACAATTCTATCTTGATCACGAAACGTTCCAAGAATACGGTGAAGAATTAGCCACTTACAAGCCAACGCTGCCGCCGACGGTGATGGGACCTAAGGATACGAAGATCACACCGGAAGCTGATGAATTGACGTTGCGTTATATGACACCGCATGGTAAGTGGAACATTCACACGATGTACTATGATAATTTGGAAATGCTGACCTTGTTCCGGGGCGGCCCGAACGTTTGGCTCAGCCCACTAGACGCCGATAAAATTGGTATCAAGGACAACGATTGGTTGGAACTTTACAACCGTAATGGGGTCGTTACTGCACGGGCAGTGGTCAGTCACCGGATGCCGGAAGGCTCGATGTATATGTACCATGCTCAAGATATGGAAATCCAGGAACCATTATCGACGATCACGGGTAACCGTGGTGGTAGCCATAATGCGCCAACCCAGATCCACATCAAACCGACGCAAATGGTTGGGGGCTACGCGCAATTAAGTTACGGCTTCAACTACTATGGTCCGATCGGTAATCAGCGTGATTTGTACGTTAAAGTCAGAAAATTAAAGAAGGTGAACTGGAATGAGGATTAA
- the narH gene encoding nitrate reductase subunit beta, producing the protein MRIKAQIGMVLNLDKCIGCHTCSVTCKNTWTNRPGAEYMWFNNVETKPGVGYPKRWEDESHYHGGWELNSKGKLQLKAGNKLNKIALGKIFYNPDMPELDDYYEPWTYDYQTLFGPEKKHQPVARAKSQITGEYMDLKTGPNWDDDLAGSPEYLQQDPNMAKIETDIKANFEQAFMMYLPRLCEHCLNAPCVASCPSGAMYKRDEDGIVLVDQERCRGWRFCMTGCPYKKVYFNWRTNKAEKCTFCYPRIEEGMPTVCAETCVGRIRYIGVMLYDADRVAEAAEEPDDSKLYESQLSLFLDPNDPAVIEQAYADGISDEMITAAQNSPIYRMAVTEKIAFPLHPEYRTMPMVWYVPPLSPIMNYFEGRDSINNPEMIFPGIDEMRIPVDYLASLLTGGNTEAIKAALYKLAMMRLYMRARTSGKDFDTEKLGRVDLTERSATSLYRLLAIAKYEDRFVIPTNHKEQVEDGYDEQGTLGYDECQGCSLAPQHSSMFRKAEAGKSTAEIYAETFYGGIWRD; encoded by the coding sequence ATGAGGATTAAAGCACAGATCGGTATGGTCTTAAACTTAGATAAATGTATCGGCTGTCATACGTGTTCGGTCACGTGTAAAAACACTTGGACCAACCGTCCCGGCGCAGAATACATGTGGTTTAACAACGTTGAAACTAAGCCCGGGGTCGGCTACCCGAAACGTTGGGAAGACGAAAGCCATTATCACGGTGGCTGGGAACTTAATAGCAAAGGCAAGCTACAACTGAAGGCCGGCAACAAACTTAACAAGATTGCTTTAGGTAAGATTTTTTACAATCCTGACATGCCAGAGCTTGATGATTACTATGAACCGTGGACTTATGACTACCAAACGCTTTTTGGCCCAGAAAAGAAACATCAGCCAGTTGCGCGGGCAAAGTCACAGATCACCGGCGAATATATGGATCTTAAAACTGGCCCCAACTGGGACGACGATTTAGCAGGTTCGCCGGAATACTTGCAACAAGATCCGAATATGGCAAAAATTGAAACGGATATCAAGGCTAATTTTGAACAAGCCTTCATGATGTATCTACCACGGCTATGTGAGCATTGCTTAAATGCACCTTGTGTCGCTTCATGCCCATCTGGTGCTATGTACAAGCGTGACGAAGATGGTATCGTGTTAGTCGATCAAGAACGCTGTCGTGGCTGGCGTTTCTGCATGACTGGCTGCCCATATAAGAAAGTTTACTTCAACTGGCGGACGAATAAAGCTGAAAAATGTACCTTCTGTTATCCACGGATCGAAGAAGGCATGCCAACAGTTTGTGCTGAAACTTGTGTCGGCCGGATTCGTTACATTGGCGTGATGTTGTATGACGCTGATCGCGTTGCGGAAGCAGCCGAAGAACCCGATGATTCTAAACTGTACGAAAGCCAACTGAGCTTATTCTTGGACCCTAACGATCCAGCAGTGATCGAACAAGCCTATGCTGACGGCATTAGCGATGAAATGATTACCGCTGCCCAGAATTCACCGATTTACCGGATGGCCGTTACGGAAAAAATTGCCTTCCCATTGCATCCCGAATATCGGACAATGCCAATGGTTTGGTACGTGCCGCCTTTGTCACCAATCATGAACTACTTTGAAGGCCGCGATTCGATCAATAACCCAGAAATGATTTTCCCAGGGATCGATGAAATGCGTATTCCTGTTGATTATTTAGCTAGCCTATTGACTGGCGGCAACACGGAAGCCATCAAAGCAGCGCTATACAAATTAGCGATGATGCGGCTTTACATGCGGGCACGGACTAGCGGTAAAGATTTCGACACGGAAAAATTAGGTCGCGTTGATCTAACTGAACGTAGTGCGACTTCTTTATATCGCTTACTCGCAATTGCCAAATACGAGGATCGGTTTGTCATTCCAACTAACCATAAAGAACAAGTTGAAGATGGTTATGATGAACAAGGGACATTAGGTTATGACGAATGCCAAGGTTGCAGCTTAGCACCGCAACATAGCAGTATGTTCCGCAAGGCTGAGGCCGGCAAGTCAACGGCAGAAATCTATGCCGAAACATTCTATGGGGGGATCTGGCGTGATTAA
- the narJ gene encoding nitrate reductase molybdenum cofactor assembly chaperone, whose translation MINIERVDQMRPGFVYFSHWLDYPSDELLQPTLVADFARDYPETPNKAALVAWIKQLQQKSLFDLQQEYSNLFDLNKRFTLYLSYYRYQDSRERGQLLAKLKMLYEMFGVSVEGDELADYFPLMLEFLTYGNWDQDERQQDIGLVFQVIEDGTYNLLKNEAEYAGEAYLELIRLLRQEFKSCIGAQQEVS comes from the coding sequence GTGATTAATATTGAACGCGTGGACCAAATGCGGCCCGGCTTCGTCTATTTTTCGCACTGGTTAGATTACCCCAGCGACGAATTATTGCAGCCAACGTTGGTCGCTGACTTTGCCCGCGACTATCCGGAAACACCTAATAAAGCAGCGTTAGTCGCTTGGATCAAACAATTACAACAAAAGTCATTGTTTGACCTGCAACAAGAATATTCAAATCTTTTTGACCTGAATAAGCGTTTTACGCTATATTTAAGCTATTATCGCTACCAAGACTCTCGGGAACGCGGGCAACTGTTAGCAAAATTAAAAATGTTGTACGAAATGTTTGGCGTCTCCGTTGAGGGTGACGAGCTAGCTGATTATTTTCCATTGATGCTGGAATTTTTGACCTATGGTAATTGGGATCAAGATGAACGGCAACAAGATATTGGGCTTGTGTTCCAAGTCATTGAAGACGGCACTTACAATTTACTGAAAAATGAAGCCGAATATGCTGGCGAAGCCTATCTCGAATTGATTCGCTTACTGCGGCAAGAATTTAAATCCTGCATCGGCGCACAACAGGAGGTGTCATAG
- the narI gene encoding respiratory nitrate reductase subunit gamma, with the protein MIASHPFQFFLWSIYPYLMLGSFFFGTIIRFAFFHPTVTAKSSELLEKKTLMIGSIMFHVGIIGVFFGHIIGVLIPKAWTDALGISDEFYHHIIAMPAGAFFGILATVGVYILCFRRFHDHRVFHASSTGDLVVIVALTVEITLGMLSSFVAGPINPDFNYRTSLAIWARQIFMFHPDFRLMLQVPLMFKMHVIFGFMIFGAFPYTRLVHALALPWQYVYRRFIVYRRRPQI; encoded by the coding sequence ATGATCGCGAGCCATCCGTTTCAATTTTTCTTGTGGAGTATTTATCCGTATCTCATGCTGGGATCATTTTTCTTCGGCACGATCATCCGCTTTGCCTTTTTCCACCCAACCGTTACTGCCAAATCCAGTGAACTGTTGGAAAAAAAGACCTTGATGATCGGTAGTATTATGTTTCACGTCGGCATTATCGGTGTATTTTTTGGCCATATTATCGGCGTGTTGATCCCAAAAGCCTGGACGGACGCACTGGGGATCAGCGATGAATTTTATCATCACATTATCGCCATGCCAGCCGGTGCTTTCTTCGGGATCTTGGCCACGGTCGGGGTATATATCCTTTGTTTCCGTCGCTTTCATGATCACCGGGTGTTCCACGCTAGCTCAACGGGTGATCTAGTGGTGATCGTCGCATTGACCGTGGAGATCACACTGGGGATGCTATCTTCCTTTGTTGCGGGGCCGATCAATCCTGATTTTAATTATCGGACGTCCTTGGCAATTTGGGCGCGGCAGATCTTCATGTTCCATCCTGATTTCCGCTTGATGCTGCAAGTGCCACTAATGTTCAAGATGCACGTTATCTTCGGCTTTATGATTTTTGGCGCCTTCCCGTATACGCGCTTGGTTCACGCGTTGGCCTTACCATGGCAATACGTTTACCGTCGTTTCATCGTGTATCGACGCCGGCCACAGATTTAA